In Halovulum dunhuangense, one genomic interval encodes:
- a CDS encoding sugar transferase, which translates to MQVSTGRKPRKLVITGATGFIGSMLVPRLAEAGHTLLLVGREKASVIERFPSIRACEYAELKELAAGYDAIIHLAVANNDADRSEQEFLEVNGRFIGEVAKAARAAGIPDFVNISSFHALDERNTSAYARSKRMGVETLRGVSGIRSHTIYLPAVYGDTYAGKLAVLNGLPGPIARIVFEIVSALKPVADISLLSGLVDRADWSDTQGDDLLLSDDKDKNFVYVLFRWSLDHGFALVAIMLMVLAYLPVSALVRLDSKGPVIFKQERVGRDGRIFRCLKFRTMREDTVQAATHQVSADNVTAVGRVLRKTKMDEFPQALNIIRQEMSLIGPRPCLPSQEELIEARQKKGVLRVKPGVTGLAQVLGVDMSDPEKLARIDARYIAMRSVLLDLKILLQTARGQGGGDRVR; encoded by the coding sequence ATGCAGGTTTCGACAGGGCGAAAACCAAGAAAGCTCGTGATCACGGGTGCCACCGGGTTCATCGGTAGCATGCTTGTGCCGCGCCTCGCGGAAGCGGGACACACGCTGCTGCTCGTGGGACGCGAAAAGGCGTCGGTGATTGAAAGATTTCCGTCGATCCGCGCCTGCGAATATGCAGAACTGAAGGAACTCGCCGCAGGTTATGACGCGATCATCCATCTTGCCGTGGCCAACAACGACGCTGACCGTTCGGAGCAGGAGTTTCTCGAGGTTAACGGCAGGTTCATCGGCGAGGTGGCAAAGGCAGCCCGCGCTGCAGGTATTCCGGATTTTGTAAACATTTCCAGCTTCCATGCTCTGGATGAGCGAAACACCTCGGCTTACGCGAGGAGCAAGCGGATGGGGGTCGAAACGCTACGCGGCGTTTCAGGCATACGTTCCCACACGATCTATCTGCCGGCAGTGTACGGAGACACCTACGCGGGCAAGCTTGCGGTGTTGAATGGACTTCCAGGGCCCATCGCGCGGATCGTGTTCGAAATCGTGTCTGCTCTGAAGCCTGTGGCTGACATTTCCCTTCTATCCGGTCTCGTTGACCGTGCTGACTGGTCAGACACCCAGGGCGACGACCTTCTGCTCTCGGACGACAAGGACAAGAACTTCGTCTACGTTCTTTTTCGCTGGAGCCTCGACCACGGCTTCGCGCTTGTGGCGATCATGCTGATGGTTCTTGCCTACCTGCCGGTTTCCGCACTTGTCCGCCTGGATTCGAAGGGCCCTGTAATCTTCAAGCAGGAGCGGGTCGGTCGCGATGGTCGAATATTCCGCTGTCTCAAGTTCAGGACGATGCGCGAAGACACCGTTCAGGCCGCCACGCACCAGGTTTCCGCTGATAATGTAACGGCAGTCGGTCGGGTGCTTCGGAAAACAAAGATGGATGAGTTTCCGCAGGCGCTGAACATCATCAGGCAAGAGATGTCGCTGATCGGTCCACGCCCCTGCCTGCCATCGCAGGAAGAACTCATCGAGGCGAGGCAGAAAAAAGGTGTCCTCCGCGTGAAGCCCGGAGTAACGGGGTTGGCCCAGGTTCTCGGCGTGGACATGAGCGACCCGGAGAAGCTTGCCCGGATCGACGCAAGATACATTGCCATGCGGTCCGTGCTGCTCGACCTGAAGATACTGTTGCAGACGGCAAGAGGCCAAGGCGGTGGTGACCGGGTCAGGTGA
- a CDS encoding ABC transporter permease, protein MSVAVAGLEIERTGDDGGAVLAFSGPLTLARVAELRARRAALPAQLAELALDLGDVSAFDTAGAWLVIETANQAEARGARARIINASPEQEALLALVRESWPAPDEEAAPTPGIIALLERLGRGVRAGLDEGVELLAFLGLVMVRLTGVLIRPWRLRGTSLVHHMQAVGFDAIPIVALMSFLIGVVLAFQGAVQLRQFGAEVFVVDLIAISILRELGILLTAIIVAGRSGSAFTAAIGSMKMREEVDAMRTLGLDPILVLVVPRVLALMLVLPILGFLSDVIGILGGAVMAWAELGVSPGMFRTRLIDSVDVWHYAVGLIKAPFFALIIGIVGCYQGMQVGGNAESLGRLTSKSVVLAIFLVIVADAMFSIFFSLVGV, encoded by the coding sequence GTGAGCGTGGCCGTGGCGGGGCTGGAGATCGAACGGACCGGCGATGACGGTGGCGCGGTGCTCGCCTTTTCGGGGCCGCTCACGCTGGCCCGCGTGGCAGAGCTTCGGGCGCGGCGGGCGGCACTGCCTGCGCAGCTTGCGGAACTTGCGCTCGATCTTGGCGATGTCAGCGCCTTCGACACCGCGGGCGCGTGGCTCGTGATCGAGACGGCGAACCAGGCCGAGGCGCGGGGGGCAAGGGCGCGCATCATCAACGCCTCGCCCGAACAGGAGGCGCTGCTGGCGCTGGTGCGCGAAAGCTGGCCCGCGCCGGACGAGGAGGCCGCGCCCACACCAGGCATCATCGCCCTGCTCGAGCGGCTGGGCCGTGGCGTGCGCGCGGGCCTTGACGAGGGGGTGGAGCTTCTGGCGTTTCTCGGCCTTGTCATGGTGCGGCTCACGGGCGTGCTGATCCGGCCGTGGCGGCTGCGCGGCACCTCGCTTGTCCATCACATGCAGGCGGTGGGCTTCGACGCCATCCCGATCGTGGCGCTCATGTCGTTCCTGATCGGGGTGGTGCTGGCCTTTCAGGGCGCGGTGCAGCTGCGCCAGTTCGGGGCCGAGGTCTTCGTCGTGGACCTGATCGCCATTTCCATCCTGCGCGAGCTTGGCATCCTGCTGACCGCGATCATCGTCGCCGGCCGGTCCGGATCGGCCTTCACCGCCGCCATCGGCTCCATGAAGATGCGCGAAGAGGTGGACGCGATGCGCACCCTCGGGCTTGACCCGATCCTGGTGCTGGTGGTGCCGCGCGTCCTGGCGCTGATGCTGGTCCTGCCGATCCTGGGCTTCCTGTCGGACGTGATCGGCATCCTGGGCGGCGCGGTCATGGCCTGGGCAGAGCTGGGCGTCTCGCCGGGAATGTTCCGCACGCGGCTGATCGACTCGGTCGATGTCTGGCACTATGCCGTGGGCCTGATCAAGGCGCCCTTTTTCGCGCTGATCATCGGCATCGTGGGCTGCTACCAGGGCATGCAGGTGGGCGGCAACGCGGAATCCCTCGGGCGCCTGACCTCCAAATCGGTGGTGCTCGCCATCTTCCTCGTGATCGTCGCCGACGCCATGTTCTCGATCTTCTTCTCGCTGGTGGGGGTCTGA
- the gabT gene encoding 4-aminobutyrate--2-oxoglutarate transaminase, whose translation MTSNHDLLDRRHRAVPRGVATASPVFVDRAQNGEIWDIEGRRYIDFASGIAVTNTGHRHPKVMAAAAAQMDRFAHVAFQVTGYEGYVALAERLNALAPIADARSVFFTTGAEATENAVKIARAHTRRSGVIAFTGAFHGRTQLTTAMTGKAVPYRTPGMPAAAGIAHVPFPIPHHGVTEEDSLRALAHVFKADMDPSEVAAIVIEPVQGEGGFYQAPLSFMQRLREICTAHGICLVADEVQTGFARTGRVFAIEHYGIEPDLIPIAKALGGGFPISGVIGRAEVMDSVAPGGLGGTYGGNPISCAAALAVLDVIEEEGLCARADAIGQTMVQRLHQFRQSNSLRPIGDVRGLGAMVAFELVRERGGHEPDPDATKAVTAAALDAGLILLSCGYYANTIRLLAPLTIADAHLHEGLDMLEEALKDKGMKAAQ comes from the coding sequence ATGACCAGCAATCACGACCTGCTCGACCGGCGGCACAGGGCGGTGCCGCGCGGGGTGGCGACCGCCTCGCCGGTGTTCGTGGACCGCGCGCAGAACGGCGAGATCTGGGATATCGAGGGGCGGCGCTACATCGACTTCGCCTCCGGCATCGCGGTGACCAACACCGGGCACCGGCACCCGAAGGTGATGGCGGCGGCGGCCGCGCAGATGGACCGCTTCGCCCATGTCGCCTTTCAGGTGACGGGCTACGAGGGCTATGTCGCGCTGGCCGAGCGGCTGAACGCGCTGGCGCCCATCGCAGACGCGCGCAGCGTCTTCTTCACCACCGGGGCCGAGGCCACCGAGAATGCGGTCAAGATCGCCCGCGCCCACACCCGCCGGTCGGGCGTGATCGCCTTTACCGGCGCCTTTCACGGCCGTACCCAGCTGACCACGGCGATGACCGGCAAGGCGGTGCCTTACCGCACGCCCGGCATGCCGGCGGCCGCCGGCATCGCGCATGTGCCGTTCCCGATCCCGCATCACGGCGTCACCGAGGAAGACAGCCTTCGCGCGCTGGCGCATGTGTTCAAGGCGGACATGGACCCGTCAGAGGTGGCGGCCATCGTGATCGAGCCGGTGCAGGGCGAGGGCGGCTTCTACCAGGCGCCGCTGTCCTTCATGCAGCGGCTGCGCGAGATCTGCACCGCGCATGGCATCTGCCTGGTCGCGGACGAGGTGCAGACCGGTTTCGCGCGCACGGGCCGGGTCTTTGCCATCGAGCATTACGGGATCGAGCCCGATCTCATCCCCATCGCCAAGGCGCTGGGCGGCGGGTTCCCGATCTCGGGCGTGATCGGCCGGGCCGAGGTCATGGACTCGGTCGCGCCGGGGGGCCTGGGCGGCACCTATGGCGGCAACCCGATCAGCTGCGCCGCGGCGCTGGCCGTGCTGGACGTGATCGAGGAAGAGGGGCTCTGCGCCCGCGCCGACGCCATCGGCCAGACCATGGTCCAGCGCCTGCACCAGTTCCGCCAGTCCAACTCGCTGCGGCCCATCGGCGATGTGCGCGGCCTGGGCGCGATGGTCGCCTTCGAACTGGTCCGGGAACGCGGCGGGCACGAGCCGGACCCGGATGCGACAAAGGCGGTGACGGCGGCGGCGCTGGATGCCGGGCTGATCCTGCTGTCCTGCGGTTACTACGCCAACACGATCCGACTTCTGGCGCCGCTGACCATCGCCGACGCTCATCTGCACGAAGGGCTGGACATGCTGGAAGAGGCGTTGAAAGATAAAGGGATGAAAGCCGCGCAGTGA
- a CDS encoding TAXI family TRAP transporter solute-binding subunit has protein sequence MKLLTSAILAGAVAMSAGAAKAQEKFITIGTGGQTGVYYVVGQSICRLVNRGTADHNLRCTAPSTGGSIANINAIKAGDMDMGVAQSDWQFHAYNGSSEYEGNQFSDLRAVFSVHGEPFNVIARADAGIGTFDDLKGKRVNVGNPGSGQRATMEVVLDALGWTMSDFSLASELNPAEQSAALGDNKVDAIIYTVGHPNGSIQEATSTVDARLVPVVGPAIDKLVEDNPFYAKATIPGGMYAGNPDPVETFGVKATFVTSATVDEDVVYEVVKAVFDNFDRFKRLHPAFENLVEEDMISQGLSAPLHPGAERYYRERGWLPAS, from the coding sequence ATGAAACTTTTGACTTCCGCCATACTGGCGGGCGCCGTTGCCATGTCTGCCGGCGCCGCCAAGGCCCAGGAGAAGTTCATCACCATCGGAACCGGTGGCCAGACCGGGGTCTATTACGTCGTGGGCCAGTCGATCTGCCGGCTGGTGAACCGCGGCACCGCGGATCACAACCTGCGCTGCACCGCGCCTTCGACGGGCGGCTCGATCGCCAACATCAACGCGATCAAGGCCGGCGACATGGACATGGGCGTCGCCCAGTCCGACTGGCAGTTCCATGCCTATAACGGTTCGTCCGAATACGAGGGCAACCAGTTCTCGGACCTGCGCGCGGTGTTTTCCGTGCATGGCGAGCCGTTCAACGTGATCGCCCGCGCCGATGCCGGCATCGGCACCTTCGACGATCTGAAGGGCAAGCGCGTGAACGTGGGCAACCCCGGCTCGGGCCAGCGCGCCACGATGGAGGTGGTGCTGGACGCGCTCGGCTGGACCATGAGCGACTTCTCGCTCGCCTCGGAACTGAACCCGGCCGAGCAGTCGGCGGCGCTGGGTGACAACAAGGTGGATGCGATCATCTACACCGTGGGCCATCCCAACGGGTCGATCCAGGAAGCCACCTCGACCGTGGATGCGCGGCTTGTGCCCGTGGTCGGTCCCGCCATCGACAAGCTGGTCGAGGACAATCCCTTCTATGCCAAGGCGACCATTCCGGGCGGCATGTATGCCGGCAACCCCGATCCGGTGGAAACCTTCGGCGTGAAGGCGACCTTCGTGACTTCGGCCACCGTCGACGAGGACGTGGTCTACGAGGTGGTCAAGGCGGTCTTCGACAATTTCGACCGCTTCAAGCGCCTGCACCCGGCCTTCGAGAACCTGGTCGAGGAAGACATGATCTCGCAGGGTCTGTCGGCCCCGCTGCATCCCGGCGCCGAGCGCTACTACCGCGAGCGCGGCTGGCTGCCCGCCTCCTGA
- a CDS encoding cupin domain-containing protein: MDMDLGARLKALRTARGLSQRQLAARAGVTNGLISQIEQNRTSPSVATLKRILEALPITLSDFFSVEVQDRDRIFYRAADLRRITPSLPGGAGVVFRQVGDTTGRTLQMLHERYGPGTDTGIELYSHEAEEAGIVVSGRIELTVGTRTETLGAGDAYAFDSRLPHRFRNTGQEDCIIISACTPPSF, encoded by the coding sequence ATGGACATGGATCTCGGCGCGAGGCTGAAGGCGTTGCGCACCGCGCGCGGCCTGTCGCAGCGGCAGCTGGCGGCGCGGGCGGGGGTGACGAACGGTCTGATCTCGCAGATCGAGCAGAACCGCACCAGCCCGTCGGTCGCGACGCTGAAGCGGATCCTCGAGGCGCTGCCGATCACGCTGTCGGATTTCTTCAGCGTCGAGGTGCAGGACCGCGACCGCATCTTCTACCGCGCCGCGGACTTGCGAAGGATCACGCCATCGCTGCCGGGTGGCGCCGGCGTCGTGTTCCGGCAGGTGGGCGACACGACGGGCCGCACGCTCCAGATGCTGCACGAGCGCTACGGCCCCGGCACGGACACCGGCATCGAGCTTTACAGCCACGAGGCCGAGGAGGCGGGGATCGTCGTCTCGGGCCGGATCGAGCTGACCGTCGGCACCCGCACCGAGACGCTGGGCGCCGGCGACGCCTACGCCTTCGACAGCCGCCTGCCCCACCGCTTCCGCAACACGGGCCAGGAGGACTGCATCATCATCAGCGCCTGCACCCCGCCGAGTTTCTGA
- a CDS encoding ABC transporter ATP-binding protein, with protein MEPRETIIEVRGLVNRFGDHVVHDGLDLDVHRGEVLGVVGGSGTGKSVLLRSIVGLIRPAAGTVRAFGQDVTAGRQKGAAVQTRWGVMFQDGALFSSLTVRQNVEAPMRELMDLPADLRRGLADLKISMVGLKPVARDNYPSELSGGMRKRAGLARALALDPEIVFLDEPTAGLDPIGASEFDELIRRLQQAMGLTVFMVTHDLDSLHAICDRIAVLAERKVLVTGTMREMLEVDHPWVHEYFHGPRARAAQASA; from the coding sequence ATGGAGCCGCGCGAGACCATCATAGAAGTGCGCGGGCTGGTGAACCGCTTCGGCGATCATGTCGTGCATGACGGGCTCGATCTGGACGTCCATCGCGGCGAGGTGCTGGGCGTGGTCGGCGGTTCGGGCACCGGCAAGTCGGTGCTGCTGCGCTCGATCGTGGGGCTGATCCGTCCCGCCGCCGGGACCGTGCGCGCCTTCGGGCAGGACGTGACCGCAGGGCGGCAGAAGGGTGCGGCGGTGCAGACCCGCTGGGGCGTGATGTTCCAGGACGGTGCGCTCTTCTCGTCGCTGACCGTGCGCCAGAACGTCGAGGCGCCGATGCGCGAGTTGATGGACCTGCCCGCCGACCTGCGCCGGGGGCTGGCGGATCTCAAGATCTCGATGGTGGGGCTCAAGCCTGTCGCCCGGGACAACTACCCGTCCGAACTTTCGGGCGGCATGCGCAAGCGCGCGGGCCTTGCACGCGCGCTCGCGCTCGATCCCGAGATCGTTTTCCTCGACGAACCGACCGCCGGGCTCGACCCGATCGGCGCCTCGGAATTCGACGAGCTGATCCGCCGGCTTCAGCAGGCGATGGGGCTGACGGTGTTCATGGTGACCCATGACCTGGACAGCCTGCACGCGATCTGCGACCGCATCGCGGTGCTGGCGGAACGCAAGGTCCTTGTCACCGGCACCATGCGCGAGATGCTCGAGGTGGACCACCCCTGGGTCCACGAGTATTTTCACGGACCGCGCGCGCGCGCGGCCCAAGCCTCGGCCTGA
- a CDS encoding TRAP transporter permease, with the protein MTDNGSGGARGAATQEELDALVAAADTGGRNPTGLVGRLIFLIALAWSLFQLWIASPIPFILNFGVFNDTDARAFHLAFALVLAFAAYPSARSAGQLVLGIGVPVIMSVLFIVGSRPGEPIWWIPLVGLLVAGAVLMGSPRDRVAPWEWALAIIGAGTCLYLFFFSDAISSRVGAPILSDFVVAAMGLLILLEAARRSLGPALMIVATVFLVYTFLGPYMPGIIAHKGNSLGEVVNHHWITTSGVFGIALGVSTSFVFLFVLFGSLLDKAGAGNYFIQVAFSLMGHMRGGPAKAAVVSSAMTGLISGSSIANVVTTGTFTIPLMKRVGFSSEKAGAVEVASSVNGQIMPPVMGAAAFLMVEYVGISYFEVVKHAFLPATISYIALVYIVHLEAMKAGMEGLPRAYTPKPIVQRLIGIAFTVAAICALSFAVYYGMGWIRPVFPETAGYIIFAALTAVYVGLLWVASREAPLKMEDPNAPVSKLPLPGPTIRSGLHFILPVVVLVWALMVDRLSPGLSAFWAAAFMIFILLTQRPLMALLRGEGEVAANIRRGVMDLLDGLVTGARNMIGIGIATATAGIIVGVVSQTGVGSALADVVEVLSGGNILAILFLTAILSLILGMGLPTTANYIVVSALLAPVIVTLGQQNGLIVPLIAVHLFVFYFGIMADVTPPVGLASFAAAAVSGGDPIRTGVVAFFYSLRTAALPFLFIFNTQLLLIDVTWAQGILVFVVATVAMLLFAAATQGFFLARNRFYETIALLLIAFTLFRPGFWMDMIYPPYAEEAPASIAEAAGNTPAGQALRVRVAGVNEIGDPIEFVALVTLPEGATGEEKLEAAGLVFRTEGEQLFIDDVAFGSPAQDAGLDWDQEVLRVLRPLDQPSKYLMFIPALALLALIVLLQRGRAAALPRRAAA; encoded by the coding sequence ATGACGGACAACGGATCAGGCGGGGCGCGCGGGGCGGCAACGCAGGAAGAACTCGACGCCCTTGTCGCCGCCGCCGATACCGGCGGGCGCAACCCGACGGGGCTTGTCGGCAGGCTGATCTTCCTGATCGCGCTGGCCTGGTCGCTGTTCCAGCTCTGGATCGCCTCTCCGATCCCCTTCATCCTGAATTTCGGCGTCTTCAACGATACCGACGCCCGCGCCTTCCACCTTGCCTTTGCGCTTGTCCTGGCCTTTGCAGCCTATCCTTCGGCGCGCAGCGCGGGGCAGCTTGTGCTGGGCATCGGCGTGCCGGTGATCATGTCGGTGCTGTTCATCGTCGGATCCCGCCCCGGAGAGCCGATCTGGTGGATCCCGCTGGTGGGTCTGCTGGTTGCCGGCGCGGTGCTGATGGGCTCGCCCAGGGATAGGGTCGCGCCCTGGGAATGGGCGCTGGCAATCATCGGGGCGGGCACCTGCCTTTACCTGTTCTTCTTCAGCGACGCGATTTCCAGCCGGGTCGGGGCGCCGATCCTGAGCGATTTCGTGGTCGCGGCGATGGGGCTTCTGATCCTGCTGGAAGCGGCGCGCCGCTCGCTGGGTCCGGCGCTGATGATCGTGGCGACGGTGTTCCTGGTCTACACCTTCCTCGGCCCCTACATGCCCGGCATCATCGCGCACAAGGGCAACTCGCTGGGCGAGGTGGTCAACCACCACTGGATCACGACATCGGGCGTGTTCGGCATCGCGCTGGGGGTGTCCACCTCCTTCGTGTTCCTCTTCGTGCTGTTCGGCTCGCTTCTCGACAAGGCGGGGGCCGGCAACTACTTCATCCAGGTGGCTTTCTCGCTGATGGGGCACATGCGCGGCGGGCCCGCCAAGGCCGCTGTCGTGTCCTCGGCCATGACGGGCCTGATCTCGGGCTCGTCCATCGCAAACGTGGTCACGACCGGCACCTTCACCATCCCGCTGATGAAGCGCGTTGGCTTCTCCTCGGAAAAGGCGGGCGCGGTCGAGGTGGCCTCGTCGGTCAACGGCCAGATCATGCCCCCCGTCATGGGCGCCGCCGCCTTCCTGATGGTCGAATATGTCGGCATCTCATATTTCGAGGTGGTCAAGCACGCCTTCCTGCCGGCCACCATTTCCTACATCGCGCTGGTCTACATCGTGCATCTTGAGGCGATGAAGGCCGGGATGGAGGGGCTGCCGCGCGCCTACACGCCCAAGCCCATCGTCCAGCGCCTGATCGGCATCGCCTTTACCGTCGCCGCGATCTGCGCGCTGAGCTTTGCGGTCTATTACGGCATGGGCTGGATCAGGCCCGTCTTCCCGGAAACGGCGGGCTACATCATCTTCGCGGCCCTGACCGCGGTCTATGTCGGGCTTCTGTGGGTCGCCTCGCGCGAGGCGCCGCTCAAGATGGAGGATCCGAACGCGCCGGTCAGCAAGCTGCCGCTGCCGGGGCCGACGATCCGTTCGGGGCTGCATTTCATCCTGCCGGTGGTGGTGCTGGTGTGGGCGCTGATGGTGGACCGCCTGAGCCCCGGCCTGTCCGCCTTCTGGGCGGCGGCCTTCATGATCTTCATCCTGCTGACCCAGCGCCCGCTGATGGCCCTGCTGCGCGGCGAGGGCGAGGTGGCGGCCAATATCCGCCGCGGGGTCATGGACCTGCTCGACGGCCTCGTGACCGGCGCGCGCAACATGATCGGCATCGGCATCGCCACCGCGACCGCCGGGATCATCGTGGGCGTGGTCAGCCAGACCGGCGTCGGCTCGGCGCTGGCCGACGTGGTCGAGGTGCTGTCGGGCGGCAATATCCTTGCCATCCTGTTCCTGACCGCGATCCTGTCGCTGATCCTGGGGATGGGGCTGCCGACCACGGCCAACTACATCGTCGTCTCGGCGCTGCTGGCGCCGGTGATCGTGACGCTCGGCCAGCAGAACGGGCTGATCGTGCCGCTGATCGCGGTGCATCTGTTCGTGTTCTACTTCGGGATCATGGCCGACGTGACGCCGCCCGTGGGGCTTGCAAGCTTTGCGGCCGCGGCCGTCTCTGGCGGCGATCCGATCCGCACCGGGGTGGTGGCCTTCTTCTACTCGCTGCGCACGGCGGCGCTGCCGTTCCTCTTCATCTTCAACACCCAGCTTCTGCTGATCGACGTGACATGGGCGCAAGGCATCCTGGTCTTCGTGGTCGCCACCGTTGCCATGCTGCTGTTCGCGGCGGCGACGCAGGGCTTCTTTCTCGCGCGCAACCGGTTCTACGAGACGATCGCGCTGCTGCTGATCGCCTTCACCCTGTTCCGGCCCGGCTTCTGGATGGACATGATCTATCCGCCCTATGCCGAGGAGGCGCCGGCCTCGATCGCGGAAGCGGCGGGCAACACGCCCGCGGGGCAGGCGCTGCGGGTCCGTGTCGCGGGCGTGAACGAGATCGGCGACCCGATCGAGTTCGTGGCCCTCGTGACGCTGCCCGAAGGGGCCACCGGCGAGGAAAAGCTGGAGGCGGCGGGTCTTGTGTTCCGCACCGAGGGCGAGCAGCTTTTCATCGACGACGTGGCCTTCGGCAGCCCCGCGCAGGATGCGGGCCTTGACTGGGACCAGGAGGTGCTGCGCGTGCTGCGCCCGCTGGACCAGCCCAGCAAGTACCTGATGTTCATTCCGGCGCTGGCGCTTCTGGCGCTGATCGTGCTGCTCCAGCGCGGCCGCGCCGCCGCGCTGCCGCGCCGGGCCGCGGCCTGA